The window GCAACCATATAAGTTGCTCATGTGAATTTTAGGGACTTTAAATAAACTACCACCACTAGCTAACGCTTATGCACAAGTCTTCTCAGAACTAAGACTACTGTGCTGGATGATGTTCCTTTATTGCAGGGAAGGGAAGCATCTTTCCCGGCTGTGATGTAtagctagaaagggttaaacatcctgcagaaCAAATGATTCATATTCAACTGTTAAAGACATGTGGGGACATAATGTTTGTGTTTCTGAGTATTCACATATACATGGGTAatggtcaacaatgtaatcaacagtccctgtctatgctgtattctggtAATTCAAGGATCAAAAGAACATCcaagcatttaaatgaattgtaaacacaggATATTGTtgttcatctctctttgaaatgtatagcaattaatctgtgaatggtggaggaacaagcaaattgtCTTATGTTAATTTGCATAGCTAAGTAgtggtgatggacctccttcaaagtaaTCCTAATTACCTATTGTTCCCCAAGGGACTCCAACAAGTCAAAGAAGgcttgaaattgtataaaagatccttgggtcctgatcctgttcatctcagatctgtttgatgcttcatcaggggaagctTAAGCCACCAGATTGGGATCCCAGTGCTGACTGGTCCACCCTGAATATGATattggacattggattataacctattaactatttctaaaaaaaactctttgcaactacaaagcgcACCATCtttgctatgtatctgaacctcaagaattaaaGTCATGTCTGTActtatattgatcttttaaccatacgctctctcttttcttctttaataagaattggctgtgagcatgtatttgggtaagatcgggtaagatctggaatattcaataacccgggaggtaatgtgtctgatcctttgggattggtagaaccttttctcttatatgatgaaataagattttcagaaatcttcatcatatttgacttgggtacctggatggaggcctgaggctgggaacTTTAAGAGAACTGTGTTGTTGACTTCCGAATGATCAGGGTGGTAACAAAGAAGCTGTTCtatgctggcttggtgaatctaagtattgaatTATCCACCaactttggggtttgtctgccccattctttgcactTCACActaactgagtgacctcagctggctcccgcTCACACCTGCTATGTAATTACTGGTGAAATATTTTGGGCtgagttatacaggaggtcagactagatgaccacaatggtcccttctgaccttagtatCTAGGAATCTGTGACTCAGGTATGTAGCTTTAGGAAACAGTTTCCTGTTTTTACCTCCTAGGCCTTGACCTCAGAGAGCTGACTTCACTCCCAAGGATATAGTACTTCCGTGCTTCATGCAGTAAAGGGATGCACTCCTTGGAGTCCTGGATGAGCTCATCCATTTCAACCTTTTCCAGGAAGTACATGGGATCCAGCAGAGGGAGGCGCACGTGCTCAAGGAGATCTTTCAAAGCTCCTTTTCTGGTGACAACATCATGCCGTATCCACCGCATCATTGCTTCGAAGACCACTTCCTCCTTGGGGACTACCAGCTGCTCATCTGACAGATACTTGACCAGCTCCTTCACGCTCAGCTCCAGGAACTCCTCATGACATGACACCTCCACGAAGCCTTCTAGCATAAACCTCTTGCTCCTCTCAGCCAGGGAGGTGATGGAGAATGAGTCGGCGAGCTTCAGGATGCCCAAGCAGTTGCATGGGTGAAGCTGGCCTTCAAGGAAGGTGACACACGCATCTGTGAGCTTGGAGATCTGAAGCAAGTCAGATAGCTCTAAGATATCTTCAACATTGTCTTCCTGAATGACTATGTTTCCCCCATACATATAGTCCAGAAGGAGGCTCATGGTGGAGGCAGAGATCTTCTGGATGTTGATGATGTCTTGATGGCCTTCCTTGAGGCTACCACCGAACATGGCCCGGAAGTAGGTGCTGTTGGCTGACAAGGTGGCCCGATGGCAGGGGAACTCCTGCCCATCAATCAAGAGCACCACGTCGGTGAAGATGCCGCTCTGCCGGTAGGAGTTCAGAGTCTGGAGGATTTGCTCAGCATGGGAGGACCCACTGCAGAGTTTCATGTGCAGCTTTTCTTTGCTCTGCTCTCGAGTTGCATTTTCAAGGCTGCTCATTCTGTAGCTGGATTCTTCTTTTATCAGCCGATGCATCCTGATTCCAGGGCAGAGGCGGAGAAGAAAGAGCAAGGAACACAATGAAACAGTTGTCAAATTACCGGTGACTAACATCAGCTCGTTAAGTATTGGCTAAAATTGCTCTAAGTTAAGATTTTGTTGCATGCACTCGTCATAACATTGCAATAAATCTGCAGTTCCCTAGGACTTTCCAGGTGTAACCAGGTCATAAGGAACTTCATAGCAACAGCAggaattaaggccctgattcagcgaAGCACTGAGCCACATACTTaggtttaagcacatgcttaacaccCACCAGACCACCAGGATGTACGCTGGTGCTTTAGTTCTTTAATGAACAGTGTCCAAAATTCAGATCCTCTTACTCCCAAAGCACAGACCCCTATGCTTTTGCAGAAAGGAAATCTCTTACCTGTAGCTCAGAGATCAGTTGAGCATGCAATAGAAGGCAGTGGAACATGCATGAGGAGACCTTGTCCGTGCTTGCTCCAGGTCAGGTCCCTGATTCCACCAGCCATGGGCAATACAAGCACTCTTCTCTAGGCCTACACAGGACCCGCTCTCACTCACCAGTTAGCAACAGATATATCTCAACCCTGGAGCCCTCAGTGCATCTCCCTGGAGCACCCAGCCCATGTCCACTAGATACTCCCAGTGTTCACAGAGTTGCTGCTACCAAAGAGCAGGACATCCGGGGCCGGCTCTATgctttttgcctccccaagcctGGCAGCCAGGCGGCCTTTGGTGGCGAGCCTGGGGAAGGTCCACTGGACATGAGGATTCGGCAGCATTTCTGtaggtgatctgctggtcccgcgccttcggcactcgccactgaattgccgctgaagccgtgggaccggtaGACCTTCCTCatgcatgctgccgaaggctgcctgactgctgccctcatagCTACTGGCacaccaccccccgcagcttgctgtgctggtgcctgga of the Gopherus flavomarginatus isolate rGopFla2 chromosome 1, rGopFla2.mat.asm, whole genome shotgun sequence genome contains:
- the KLHL35 gene encoding kelch-like protein 35; translated protein: MHRLIKEESSYRMSSLENATREQSKEKLHMKLCSGSSHAEQILQTLNSYRQSGIFTDVVLLIDGQEFPCHRATLSANSTYFRAMFGGSLKEGHQDIINIQKISASTMSLLLDYMYGGNIVIQEDNVEDILELSDLLQISKLTDACVTFLEGQLHPCNCLGILKLADSFSITSLAERSKRFMLEGFVEVSCHEEFLELSVKELVKYLSDEQLVVPKEEVVFEAMMRWIRHDVVTRKGALKDLLEHVRLPLLDPMYFLEKVEMDELIQDSKECIPLLHEARKYYILGSEVSSLRSRPRRFMELAEVIVVIGGCDKKGLLKLPFTDMYHPKSRQWTALSSVPGYTKSEFAACTLKNDVYISGGHINSSDVWVLSSQLNVWIKVACLHKGRWRHKMATLQGKIYVVGGFDGFYRLASVECYDTFSNSWSAVAPLLEAVSSAAVVHCLNKLYVIGGAVDDSANTDKVQCYDPEENKWTFRSPTPFYQRCINAVSLDNMIYVVGGLLSKIFCYDPRKDTWREVATLPGPLESCGVTVCGGKIYILGGRDENGEGTDKAFTFDPATGNVAQQPPLQRCTSYHGCVTVLQRVSR